Proteins from a single region of Harpia harpyja isolate bHarHar1 chromosome 14, bHarHar1 primary haplotype, whole genome shotgun sequence:
- the AANAT gene encoding serotonin N-acetyltransferase — translation MSALSALPFLKPVHLRSPRSSPGGQRRHTLPASEFRCLSPEDAISVFEIEREAFISVSGDCPLHLDEIRHFLNLCPELSLGWFEEGRLVAFIIGSLWDQERLSQEALALHKPRGTAVHIHVLAVHRTFRQQGKGSILMWRYLQYLRCLPFARRALLMCEDFLVPFYQKCGFEALGPCEVTVGELAFIEMQHPVRGHAFMRRNSGC, via the exons atgtcgGCGCTCAGCGCGTTGCCTTTCCTGAAGCCTGTTCACCTGAGGTCCCCCCGAAGCTCGCCTGGGGGCCAGCGCCGCCACACGCTGCCCGCCAGTGAGTTTCGCTGCCTCAGCCCCGAGGATGCCATCAGCGTGTTTGAGATCGAGCGGGAAG CCTTTATATCTGTCTCCGGGGACTGTCCCCTCCACCTGGACGAGATCCGTCACTTTCTGAACCTGTGCCCGGAGCTCTCCCTTGGCTGGTTTGAGGAAGGGCGGCTCGTGGCATTCATCATCGGCTCCCTCTGGGACCAGGAGAGGCTCAGCCAG GAGGCGCTGGCCCTGCACAAGCCGCGGGGCACGGCGGTGCACATCCACGTGCTGGCCGTGCATCGCACCTTCCGGCAGCAGGGCAAGGGCTCCATCCTTATGTGGCGGTACCTGCAGTACCTGCGGTGCCTGCCCTTCGCCCGGCGTGCCCTGCTCATGTGCGAAGATTTCCTCGTGCCCTTCTACCAGAAGTGCGGTTTCGAGGCGCTGGGTCCCTGCGAGGTGACGGTGGGGGAGCTGGCCTTCATCGAGATGCAGCATCCTGTGCGGGGACATGCCTTCATGCGCAGGAACAGCGGCTGCTGA